The following coding sequences lie in one Macrobrachium nipponense isolate FS-2020 chromosome 45, ASM1510439v2, whole genome shotgun sequence genomic window:
- the LOC135214273 gene encoding uncharacterized protein LOC135214273, whose product MSISLWNVCGCLILSVVTISANTQQDKQHHPNDYVREVSLRSGPFPPGGDLGVLHLAPKDATETNRPARSSSSPSSASSSSLVGIPSLSSGRNEDSFWAMRGKRTRDDGGDGGGSLGTVSRGGREMRDQQHQRQIPASASSTANAQQSDLPSADSIYTEDKPDDERGNENGAETGESFDDEEDDEQDVWLARDDEGEDADTDEDGDLDFSEGSWASRDKKGISDYTPFYWGSNQNVWGKAPLSGAPIPAVLTETPRTSKMRNSNTISGWESNQSFWGKRNDEGPFWVSRGKRDHSDPFWVTRGKKGEDYSGPYWIARGKRPLATEGYWGSGPFALGKRITGAEKLEGFADLQGNGMMGESDDKGPFWVTRGKKETQDMDPASPFWVSRGKRTENNTFWVTRGKKDGIAHPFWVNRGKKELEKNHPFWIARGKKAETDSTWQLHDKKDSDVTPFWVARGKKDEVSPDSTTREKKDVSQTPFWVARGKKDDQTPFWIARGKKDNAQMPFWVARGKKDNQTPLETSLGEKKDAQTPFWIARGKKEDSQTPFWIARGKKEDSQTPFWIARGKKEDSQPPFWITRGKKDDSQPPFWVARGKKEDSQTPFWVARGKKDDNQTPFWIARGKKEDSQTPFWIARGKKEDSQTPFWIARGKKEDSQTPFWIARGKKEDSQTPFWIARGKKEDSQTPFWIARGKKEDNQPPFWVARGKKDDSQTPFWVARGKKDDHQTPFWIARGKKDEDREPLWFALDKTKDQTPYWVARGKKQDSNPYWIARGKKPDPEEQLQSDPNLFWVARGKKDGLTSPYWIARGKKEPETPNQFWVARGKRTGVDNPFWVARGRKTDPEEDSENLFWVARGKKNFWTSRGKRPQLLQGRDHDLLMTYVMEALLGQKDMDNSETMQRLRGKKGTSTSLATTVAQTQNEDPYGKGFVALRG is encoded by the exons ATGTCCATCAGCCTCTGGAATGTCTGTGGTTGTCTCATCCTCTCCGTCGTCACGATATCCGCAAATACACAGCAG GACAAACAGCATCACCCGAATGACTACGTAAGGGAGGTCAGTCTGCGAAGTGGGCCCTTCCCCCCCGGCGGAGATCTCGGCGTTCTCCACCTGGCCCCCAAAGATGCCACGGAGACCAACCGACCGGCCAGGTCCTCGTCTTCGCCGTCCTCGGCTTCCTCCTCTTCACTAGTGGGCATCCCGTCGCTCTCCTCGGGTCGAAACGAGGACTCGTTCTGGGCGATGAGGGGGAAGAGGACGCGAgatgatggtggtgatggtggtggctCCCTTGGTACAGTCAGTCGCGGCGGCCGGGAGATGAGAGACCAGCAGCATCAGCGTCAGATCCCTGCCTCCGCGTCCTCCACAGCCAACGCGCAGCAGTCAGACTTGCCCTCCGCCGATAGTATCTACACGGAAGACAAGCCGGACGATGAAAGGGGCAACGAAAACGGTGCAGAAACAGGTGAAAGCTTCGATGACGAAGAGGACGACGAGCAGGACGTTTGGTTGGCTCGTGATGACGAGGGTGAAGATGCTGACACGGATGAGGATGGCGACCTCGACTTCAGCGAAGGAAGCTGGGCATCGCGCGACAAGAAGGGGATCAGCGATTACACCCCGTTCTACTGGGGATCGAACCAAAATGTGTGGGGCAAAGCACCTCTCAGTGGAGCGCCAATACCGGCTGTCCTCACTGAGACTCCTAGAACTTCCAAGATGCGCAATTCAAACACCATCTCCGGGTGGGAATCCAACCAGAGTTTCTGGGGCAAAAGAAACGACGAAGGTCCCTTCTGGGTGTCCAGGGGGAAGCGGGACCATTCCGATCCCTTCTGGGTCACGCGTGGGAAAAAGGGGGAGGACTACTCTGGCCCTTACTGGATTGCGAGGGGAAAACGACCCCTGGCGACAGAGGGGTACTGGGGATCTGGTCCTTTCGCCTTGGGCAAGAGAATTACCGGTGCAGAGAAACTGGAAGGATTCGCTGACCTGCAGGGGAACGGCATGATGGGAGAGAGCGACGACAAAGGGCCTTTCTGGGTCACTCGCGGCAAGAAGGAGACCCAAGACATGGATCCGGCTTCCCCATTCTGGGTCAGCAGAGGAAAAAGGACTGAAAACAACACATTCTGGGTGACGAGGGGCAAGAAAGACGGCATCGCCCATCCATTCTGGGTCAATCGGGGCAAAAAGGAACTCGAGAAAAATCATCCATTTTGGATTGCTAGGGGTAAGAAAGCAGAGACTGACAGCACCTGGCAGTTACATGACAAAAAGGACAGTGACGTGACGCCATTCTGGGTTGCAAGAGGTAAAAAAGATGAAGTTTCACCCGATTCCACGACCAGAGAGAAAAAAGACGTCAGTCAGACACCATTCTGGGTGGCAAGAGGGAAGAAAGATGATCAAACACCATTTTGGAttgcaagaggaaagaaagaCAATGCTCAGATGCCATTTTGGGTAGCAAGAGGAAAGAAAGATAATCAAACTCCACTTGAGACTTCTCTAGGGGAAAAGAAAGATGCTCAGACACCCTTCTGGATAGCACGAGGGAAAAAAGAAGACAGCCAAACACCCTTCTGGATAGCACGAGGGAAAAAAGAAGACAGCCAAACACCCTTCTGGATAGCACGAGGGAAAAAAGAAGACAGCCAACCACCCTTCTGGATAACACGAGGGAAAAAAGACGACAGCCAACCACCCTTTTGGGTAGCACGAGGGAAAAAAGAAGACAGCCAAACACCCTTTTGGGTAGCACGAGGGAAAAAAGACGATAATCAGACACCCTTCTGGATAGCACGAGGGAAAAAAGAAGACAGCCAAACACCCTTCTGGATAGCACGAGGGAAAAAAGAAGACAGCCAAACACCCTTCTGGATAGCACGAGGGAAAAAAGAAGACAGCCAAACACCCTTCTGGATAGCACGAGGGAAAAAAGAAGACAGCCAAACACCCTTCTGGATAGCACGAGGGAAAAAAGAAGACAGCCAAACACCCTTCTGGATAGCACGAGGGAAAAAAGAAGACAACCAACCACCCTTTTGGGTAGCACGAGGGAAAAAAGATGATAGCCAAACACCCTTTTGGGTAGCACGAGGGAAAAAAGACGATCATCAGACACCCTTCTGGATAGCGCGCGGAAAGAAAGATGAAGATCGGGAACCTCTTTGGTTCGCCCTGGACAAAACCAAAGACCAAACACCATACTGGGTAGCCCGGGGGAAGAAGCAAGATTCGAACCCTTACTGGATCGCACGAGGCAAAAAACCAGACCCCGAGGAGCAGCTGCAGAGCGACCCCAACCTCTTCTGGGTGGCGAgaggcaagaaagatggactgaCCAGTCCTTACTGGATCGCCCGAGGCAAAAAGGAACCAGAGACCCCTAACCAATTCTGGGTAGCCCGGGGGAAAAGGACCGGGGTGGACAACCCCTTCTGGGTCGCCAGGGGAAGGAAAACCGACCCCGAAGAGGATAGCGAGAACTTGTTCTGGGTCGCTCGAGGGAAAAAGAACTTCTGGACGTCCAGAGGGAAAAGGCCGCAGCTCCTCCAAGGGAGGGACCACGATCTCCTTATGACCTACGTCATGGAGGCCCTACTGGGACAAAAAGATATGGACAACTCGGAAACTATGCAGAGACTCCGCGGGAAAAAGGGGACCTCGACCTCGTTGGCCACGACAGTCGCGCAGACGCAGAACGAAGACCCATATGGCAAAGGATTTGTTGCGCTGAGAGGATAG